A window of Pseudocalidococcus azoricus BACA0444 contains these coding sequences:
- a CDS encoding ParA family protein codes for MLNSESLQKLKAQLDHRPSEKQSGDESQVVTPIIERLLETVGFSHLDRITQFKCNDHPSLKTDIACRLVDENGNSFFNNQKNPQIICEIKCTNYQLSNFHKQYWEVHKQLKSQLLGNYCKNTPIGVISNGWEIQLFRHDHKITHPLTPLIELNSETAEKVAEKFLQSIKAPKRGSIIGVYNNKGGIGKTTTVSNVGIVLAQNKRKVLLVDFDPNQGGLTKLLKLSTNQGNVWNYLKGITPLDSIIQSYSAGSGGNKVKLDVITADSRFLYDSETDIEQQIRPEFLRNKLLEAAKNYDYILVDMPPNWRWFAQVGLLSLDALLVPAHHNDWESIQNLESVITLFLPQVGQMRKMYLDEGMPALLPLVLNRYNATPAQSKNFRSLLDKIISSNPEYKQIFNNFFYVENHGFLSQNKRILELGYHVEIANAAMQDNGVPGPIRYRKARDVYQSLIREVITEL; via the coding sequence ATGCTCAACTCCGAGTCACTTCAAAAACTAAAAGCTCAACTTGATCATCGGCCCAGTGAAAAACAAAGTGGTGATGAAAGTCAGGTTGTTACTCCAATTATTGAAAGACTACTAGAAACAGTTGGATTTAGTCATCTTGATAGAATCACACAGTTTAAATGTAATGATCATCCTTCACTAAAAACTGATATTGCTTGTAGGTTGGTTGATGAAAATGGAAATTCATTTTTTAATAATCAAAAAAATCCACAAATAATCTGTGAGATAAAGTGTACAAACTACCAATTAAGTAATTTTCACAAGCAGTATTGGGAAGTTCATAAGCAACTAAAGTCCCAGCTATTGGGTAATTACTGTAAAAATACTCCTATTGGGGTGATTTCAAATGGATGGGAGATACAACTATTCAGGCACGACCATAAAATCACTCATCCGCTAACACCTCTAATTGAACTAAATTCAGAGACAGCAGAGAAAGTAGCTGAAAAGTTTCTTCAATCTATAAAAGCACCAAAGCGCGGTTCAATTATTGGGGTTTATAACAATAAGGGTGGCATTGGTAAAACAACAACAGTTTCAAATGTTGGTATTGTGTTAGCACAAAATAAGCGTAAAGTTTTATTGGTTGATTTTGATCCTAATCAAGGAGGCTTAACAAAATTACTTAAACTTTCAACCAATCAAGGTAATGTCTGGAACTATTTAAAGGGCATCACTCCCCTAGATTCAATCATTCAATCATACAGCGCAGGCTCAGGAGGTAATAAAGTTAAGTTAGATGTGATAACTGCTGATTCTCGATTTTTATATGATAGTGAGACCGACATTGAGCAACAAATTCGACCTGAGTTTTTAAGAAATAAACTTCTGGAAGCAGCAAAAAACTATGACTATATTTTGGTTGATATGCCTCCAAACTGGCGATGGTTTGCGCAAGTGGGATTATTATCACTAGATGCTCTCCTCGTACCTGCTCATCATAATGATTGGGAATCAATACAAAATTTAGAGTCAGTTATTACATTGTTTCTTCCACAGGTTGGACAAATGAGGAAAATGTACCTAGATGAAGGAATGCCAGCACTTCTACCTCTTGTACTCAATCGCTATAATGCAACCCCTGCTCAGTCAAAGAATTTTAGATCCCTCTTAGATAAAATCATCTCCTCTAATCCAGAATATAAACAGATTTTTAATAACTTCTTTTACGTTGAAAATCATGGTTTTTTGTCTCAAAATAAACGTATCTTAGAGCTTGGCTATCATGTCGAGATTGCTAATGCAGCTATGCAAGATAACGGAGTACCGGGCCCAATTCGGTATCGAAAAGCTAGAGATGTTTATCAGAGCCTAATTCGAGAAGTCATCACGGAGTTGTAG
- a CDS encoding type II toxin-antitoxin system VapC family toxin has translation MSGEIALDTSVAIRYLNGDSSLIEKLSNLSEVFLPTVVVGELLYGALNSFRSAQNYPKFLDFINSCTVKPLIQNDALVYAEIKLYLKNKGRPIPTNDIWIAAQCFSQNWVLISDDSDFTYIDNLCLERW, from the coding sequence GTGAGTGGTGAAATTGCGCTTGATACCTCAGTTGCTATTCGTTATCTTAATGGCGACTCGTCTCTGATAGAAAAATTGAGTAATCTATCGGAAGTATTTTTACCGACCGTTGTTGTTGGCGAATTGCTTTATGGTGCGCTTAATTCCTTTCGTTCTGCCCAGAACTATCCAAAGTTCTTAGATTTTATTAATTCCTGTACGGTTAAGCCTCTTATTCAAAATGATGCTTTAGTTTATGCAGAAATAAAACTATATCTTAAAAATAAAGGAAGACCTATTCCAACAAACGATATTTGGATTGCGGCTCAATGCTTTAGTCAAAATTGGGTATTAATATCTGATGATTCAGACTTTACTTACATTGATAATTTATGCCTGGAGCGTTGGTAA
- a CDS encoding type II toxin-antitoxin system HicB family antitoxin, whose translation MVITNSQPRSRQVLLSQDEDGYFIVEVPSLPGCISQGKTREEALENIKEAIELHLEVLEERGEPIPEDTTEVITV comes from the coding sequence ATGGTCATTACCAACTCCCAGCCCCGTTCTCGCCAAGTTCTTTTATCCCAAGATGAAGATGGTTACTTTATTGTCGAAGTCCCCAGCCTCCCTGGATGTATCAGTCAAGGCAAAACTCGCGAAGAAGCCCTAGAAAATATTAAAGAAGCGATTGAATTACACCTTGAAGTCTTAGAAGAACGTGGTGAGCCAATTCCTGAAGATACAACCGAAGTCATTACCGTATGA
- a CDS encoding type II toxin-antitoxin system PemK/MazF family toxin yields MATFIKGDVVVVPFPFSDLTNAKRRPALVMAELDQNDLILCVITSRAALYDYITPINDSDFETGSLNRVSYAKSNRIFTANEQIIGYKIGKLKSNKVQEIVEKLIIILQR; encoded by the coding sequence GTGGCAACATTTATAAAAGGTGATGTGGTTGTTGTTCCTTTCCCATTTTCTGACTTAACAAATGCCAAACGACGACCCGCCTTAGTTATGGCTGAATTAGACCAAAATGATTTGATTCTCTGCGTTATTACCAGCCGAGCTGCACTTTATGACTACATAACTCCAATCAATGATAGTGATTTTGAAACAGGTAGCCTTAATCGGGTTAGTTACGCAAAATCAAATCGTATTTTCACGGCTAATGAACAGATCATTGGTTATAAAATTGGTAAATTGAAGTCTAATAAAGTTCAGGAAATAGTCGAAAAGTTAATCATCATTCTACAGCGTTAG
- a CDS encoding type II toxin-antitoxin system HicB family antitoxin, with amino-acid sequence MTKPQACPRQVLLSQDEDGYFIVEVPSLPRCISQGKTREEALENIMTPLT; translated from the coding sequence ATTACCAAACCCCAGGCCTGTCCTCGCCAAGTTCTTCTATCCCAAGATGAAGATGGTTACTTTATTGTCGAAGTTCCTAGTCTCCCTCGGTGTATCAGTCAAGGTAAAACTCGCGAAGAAGCTCTTGAAAACATTATGACACCATTGACTTAG
- a CDS encoding CBS domain-containing protein: protein MTTAVVQDYMTTNPHTVSPTDSIETAIKLMEEKQVRGLPVVDEGGKLVGLITEADLIVREAPLEPPVYLTLLGSVIYFESPEKFHHHLKKTLGMQVQDAMTTNPITTTPTTPISEVAQAIVHHHISRLPVLDETGGLVGIITRHDLMQALKL from the coding sequence ATGACTACTGCTGTTGTTCAAGATTACATGACTACCAACCCTCACACCGTTAGCCCGACGGACTCGATTGAAACGGCGATTAAGCTCATGGAGGAAAAGCAGGTGCGGGGATTGCCAGTGGTGGATGAGGGCGGGAAGTTAGTTGGCTTGATTACGGAAGCAGATTTAATTGTCCGAGAAGCCCCTTTAGAGCCGCCAGTGTATTTAACCCTATTGGGGAGTGTGATTTATTTTGAATCCCCGGAAAAGTTCCATCATCACCTGAAAAAAACTCTGGGGATGCAGGTTCAAGATGCCATGACCACTAATCCAATTACAACCACCCCAACCACACCTATTTCTGAAGTTGCCCAGGCCATTGTCCATCACCACATCAGCCGATTGCCTGTTTTAGATGAAACCGGGGGCCTGGTGGGAATTATTACCCGTCATGATTTGATGCAAGCCTTAAAACTCTAG
- the aroH gene encoding chorismate mutase: protein MEDVSVVWRVRAIRGATTAANNTIPAIREAVQELLDEIEAHNQLDLTEVISVTFSVTRDLDRIFPAAVARERPKWQTIPLLDVQQMYVEGGLERCIRCLIYFNTPQPQALIQHIYLRQARDLRPDLALTASYLQASHH, encoded by the coding sequence ATGGAGGATGTCAGTGTGGTATGGCGAGTCCGAGCAATTCGTGGGGCAACGACAGCCGCTAATAATACGATTCCGGCAATTCGGGAAGCGGTGCAGGAGCTATTAGACGAAATTGAAGCCCATAACCAGTTGGACTTGACGGAAGTGATCAGTGTGACGTTTTCTGTAACACGGGATTTGGATCGGATTTTTCCGGCGGCGGTGGCCCGAGAACGCCCCAAGTGGCAAACCATTCCCTTGTTGGATGTTCAGCAAATGTATGTCGAAGGGGGTCTAGAGCGGTGTATTCGGTGCTTGATTTATTTCAATACCCCCCAACCCCAGGCCCTGATCCAACATATTTATCTCCGCCAGGCCCGTGATTTACGCCCGGATTTAGCCCTGACTGCTTCTTATCTACAGGCTAGCCATCATTAA
- the sppA gene encoding signal peptide peptidase SppA → MPWPFSQPVKKQIARIEVCGAIMGATRKRVLKALKTVEERGFPALLLRIDSPGGTVGDSQEIYAALKRLRSKMKIVASFGNISASGGVYIGMGAEHIMANPGTITGSIGVILRGNNLERLLDKIGVSFKVIKSGPYKDILAFDRELTDEEKNILQDLIDTSYGQFVQTVAEGRNLSEETVRTFADGRVFTGQQALGLGLVDRLGTEEDARRWTAELAGLDVEKTKLVPIEEPKSLMSRLLPSRGESRFQNQALVSRVLGLGQDWMEFELATSGLPLWLYRP, encoded by the coding sequence ATGCCTTGGCCCTTTTCTCAACCTGTTAAAAAACAAATTGCCCGAATTGAAGTTTGTGGGGCGATTATGGGGGCAACCCGCAAGCGTGTCTTAAAAGCCTTAAAAACCGTGGAAGAGCGGGGATTTCCAGCCCTGTTGTTACGCATTGACAGCCCAGGGGGAACGGTTGGGGATTCCCAAGAAATTTATGCCGCGCTCAAACGCTTGCGATCAAAAATGAAGATTGTTGCTAGTTTTGGCAATATCTCGGCTTCCGGTGGGGTTTATATCGGGATGGGAGCCGAACATATTATGGCCAACCCCGGCACCATTACCGGCAGTATTGGGGTGATTCTCCGGGGCAATAACCTGGAGCGGCTGCTGGATAAAATTGGTGTCTCCTTCAAGGTGATTAAATCCGGGCCCTACAAGGATATTTTGGCCTTTGATCGGGAACTGACGGACGAGGAAAAAAATATTCTCCAAGATTTGATTGATACCAGTTATGGGCAATTTGTCCAAACGGTGGCGGAGGGGCGTAATCTCAGTGAAGAAACTGTGCGAACCTTTGCCGATGGGCGGGTCTTTACGGGACAGCAGGCCTTGGGTTTAGGGTTGGTGGATCGCTTGGGGACGGAAGAAGATGCCAGGCGGTGGACAGCGGAATTAGCGGGCCTGGATGTGGAGAAAACTAAGCTAGTCCCAATTGAAGAACCCAAGTCGTTGATGAGTCGTTTATTGCCCAGTCGAGGGGAATCACGGTTCCAGAATCAGGCTCTAGTTTCACGGGTACTGGGCCTGGGTCAAGACTGGATGGAATTTGAACTGGCAACCAGTGGCCTCCCCCTCTGGCTTTATCGTCCTTGA
- a CDS encoding esterase-like activity of phytase family protein — protein sequence MINSVPQIRLPHFPKRFWVILFGIFALLAGCTLPQVQAQTRLFLPLEIKFIEASQLPNQDFNDTKVGGLSGITYDRQNNHYYAISDDRQQPRFYTLKLQPPPAPTPAEIRQVTFLQDKQSAPLAPNTADPEGIALTPEKTLLISSEGVKDQAPPFIAEFGLDGIKKLQFRLPSYYTANPDPQLPPQGVQNNQGFESLTLNPTGDRLFVATETGLKQDLDPENQLISAARILHYLRGDVQPILIAEHAYLLDPAPKNVAANGLVELLALDNGGHFLSLERTFSLTQGFGVKLFQVSLGGAADISTLRNLPPGLAGIKPVRKALLLDLGTLGITLDNLEGMTLGPQLVDGTSSLVIIGDNDFQAKRTTQILWFSLTGLGQS from the coding sequence ATGATCAACTCAGTCCCACAAATCCGACTCCCTCATTTTCCCAAGCGGTTTTGGGTGATCCTGTTTGGGATTTTTGCCCTGCTTGCAGGTTGCACTTTGCCCCAAGTCCAGGCCCAGACCCGCTTATTTTTACCCCTGGAGATCAAATTTATCGAGGCTTCCCAACTCCCCAACCAGGATTTTAACGATACAAAAGTGGGAGGACTTTCCGGGATCACCTACGATCGCCAAAATAATCACTATTACGCCATCAGTGACGACCGCCAACAGCCCCGTTTCTATACGCTCAAGCTGCAACCTCCCCCTGCCCCGACTCCGGCCGAGATTAGGCAAGTAACATTTTTGCAGGATAAACAGTCGGCCCCCCTCGCGCCCAACACTGCCGACCCGGAAGGGATTGCCCTAACTCCCGAAAAGACGCTGTTGATCAGTAGCGAAGGGGTGAAAGACCAGGCCCCACCCTTTATTGCCGAATTTGGCCTGGATGGCATTAAAAAACTCCAATTTCGGCTTCCCAGTTACTACACAGCCAACCCCGATCCCCAATTACCCCCCCAAGGTGTGCAAAATAATCAGGGCTTTGAATCTTTAACCTTAAATCCCACCGGAGATCGCCTCTTTGTGGCCACGGAAACTGGCTTGAAACAGGACTTAGACCCAGAGAATCAGCTAATTTCAGCCGCCCGGATTTTGCATTACCTGCGGGGAGATGTCCAACCTATCCTGATTGCTGAACACGCCTATCTCCTTGATCCAGCCCCAAAAAACGTTGCCGCCAATGGCCTGGTGGAGTTGTTAGCTTTAGATAATGGGGGGCATTTTTTGAGCTTGGAGCGCACCTTTAGTCTGACTCAAGGCTTTGGGGTCAAGTTGTTTCAAGTTTCCCTCGGGGGCGCAGCGGATATTTCTACCTTGAGGAACCTACCCCCAGGCCTGGCGGGAATTAAACCCGTTCGCAAAGCCCTGCTGTTAGATTTAGGAACCTTGGGGATCACTTTGGATAATTTGGAGGGTATGACCTTGGGGCCCCAGTTAGTCGATGGAACTTCTAGCCTTGTGATCATTGGCGATAATGACTTTCAAGCCAAGCGGACGACCCAAATTCTCTGGTTTAGCCTCACAGGCCTGGGACAAAGCTAA
- a CDS encoding MarR family winged helix-turn-helix transcriptional regulator — MDQARTLNLLGALALSIMDTVNAGVASQAGYGGETAAALVTLGADPGLSINALRQILNLSHPGTVRLIDRLATANLVERRAGVDGRTLALFLTEVGQQRRQAILKARREQLQLAVNTLTEDERQQLTGLLEKMLTAMTTSELRNFEICRLCEEEVCPADRCPVEQKYRQLQSL; from the coding sequence ATGGATCAGGCAAGAACCTTGAATCTTTTGGGGGCGTTGGCTCTCAGTATTATGGATACCGTCAATGCGGGCGTTGCATCTCAGGCTGGATATGGTGGCGAGACGGCGGCCGCACTGGTGACGTTGGGGGCTGATCCCGGCCTCTCAATTAATGCCCTACGACAAATTCTCAATCTTTCCCATCCAGGAACCGTGAGGCTGATTGACCGCTTGGCAACGGCAAATCTGGTGGAGCGGCGGGCTGGGGTGGATGGTCGGACCTTGGCCCTGTTTCTCACAGAGGTGGGGCAGCAACGTCGGCAAGCCATTTTGAAGGCGCGACGGGAACAATTGCAGTTGGCTGTTAACACCCTGACAGAGGATGAACGTCAACAACTGACCGGACTTCTGGAAAAGATGCTAACCGCCATGACAACCAGCGAGTTAAGAAATTTTGAGATTTGTCGCCTTTGTGAGGAAGAAGTGTGTCCGGCTGATCGATGTCCTGTTGAACAAAAATATCGCCAATTGCAGAGTTTATGA
- a CDS encoding DMT family transporter, whose product MNSILIALGYACFWGVGVTLTKIALSEIPPTTLLVIQLSASVAFLATACYLRDGQLPFSWRNLKQGFAGIFEPALAYMVGIFGIQMTTASNATLIGSSEVILTILFAAVFLGEKLTRMKLLLAGISFLGVLLLMLQDAEGASNNSLLGDLLILMGTTFAVCYALLSKKQIASVEPLHLTSSQQLVGLIVTLGCFALLSTMNPAYEVNAGNISPQFWLLAVGSGIMQYALAFLLYLMALQNLPVSQAAFYIALIPVFGVASAVVMIGEQPSLGQWVGGGFVIASSYWANRLRTD is encoded by the coding sequence ATGAACAGTATCCTGATTGCGCTCGGTTATGCCTGCTTCTGGGGTGTTGGAGTCACGCTGACTAAAATTGCCCTCTCGGAAATTCCTCCCACCACACTCTTAGTGATTCAACTGTCTGCCAGCGTTGCTTTTCTGGCCACAGCTTGCTACCTCAGAGACGGGCAACTACCTTTTTCCTGGCGTAATCTCAAACAAGGTTTTGCCGGGATATTTGAGCCAGCCTTAGCCTACATGGTGGGTATTTTTGGCATTCAAATGACAACCGCCAGCAATGCCACACTCATTGGTTCATCGGAAGTTATTCTAACGATTTTATTTGCCGCCGTATTTCTCGGGGAAAAGCTGACGCGGATGAAGTTATTACTAGCTGGGATTAGTTTTTTAGGAGTCCTGTTGTTGATGTTGCAGGACGCTGAAGGGGCTAGTAACAATTCGCTCTTGGGTGATTTACTGATCCTGATGGGCACAACCTTTGCCGTTTGTTATGCTCTCTTGAGTAAGAAGCAGATCGCATCAGTTGAACCTTTGCACCTCACCTCCTCGCAGCAGCTAGTGGGCTTAATTGTGACCCTAGGCTGTTTTGCGCTCCTATCAACCATGAATCCAGCCTATGAAGTTAATGCTGGGAATATTTCGCCGCAGTTTTGGCTGTTGGCCGTGGGTTCCGGGATTATGCAATATGCTTTAGCGTTCCTGCTCTATCTGATGGCCTTGCAAAATTTACCTGTGAGCCAAGCGGCGTTTTATATTGCCCTGATTCCGGTTTTTGGCGTGGCCAGTGCAGTGGTGATGATTGGGGAGCAGCCTAGTCTTGGCCAGTGGGTTGGGGGGGGATTCGTCATCGCCTCTTCTTACTGGGCTAACCGATTGAGAACCGATTAG
- a CDS encoding Re/Si-specific NAD(P)(+) transhydrogenase subunit alpha, translating into MKIGVVKEREVAERRVALNPDTVAKLVKQGYVVLVEAGAGELSFYSDVDYQAAGAEIKTELEEVWGGVDVLLKVAPLREREIDWLRPGSTLISFLSPLSQPEHIQRLAEKNITAFALELIPRSSRAQVMDALSSQAGVAGYQAVLVAAAALPKFFPMLTTAAGTIPPAKVFIIGAGVAGLQAIATARRLGAIVEAFDIRPAVKEEVQSLGAKFVEVALEEDTVAAGGYAKEVSVAAKQKTQEAIAAHVQTADVVITTAQVPGRTAPLLVTEEMLLAMKPGSVVVDLAAEQGGNCAWTEAGREIVRNGITVIGPINLPSSLSIQASQMYAKNISTLLTYLTKDGELNLDFSDDIIGGACVTHGGEIRNERVKQALHQLETVAV; encoded by the coding sequence ATGAAAATTGGGGTTGTTAAGGAGCGAGAAGTCGCAGAACGGCGGGTGGCCTTAAATCCAGATACAGTGGCCAAACTTGTGAAGCAGGGCTATGTCGTTCTTGTGGAAGCCGGTGCTGGAGAATTGTCGTTTTACAGTGATGTTGACTACCAGGCCGCGGGGGCCGAAATCAAGACTGAGTTGGAGGAGGTCTGGGGCGGTGTGGATGTCCTGCTGAAAGTGGCACCATTGCGGGAGCGGGAAATTGACTGGTTGCGGCCGGGTTCAACCTTAATTAGTTTCTTGAGTCCCCTCAGTCAGCCGGAACATATTCAACGCTTGGCCGAGAAAAATATTACCGCCTTTGCCCTGGAGTTAATTCCCCGCAGTAGTCGGGCCCAAGTCATGGATGCGCTGTCCTCCCAGGCCGGGGTGGCCGGATACCAAGCCGTATTAGTAGCCGCCGCTGCCTTGCCGAAATTTTTCCCGATGTTAACCACGGCGGCGGGTACAATTCCCCCGGCTAAGGTTTTTATCATTGGGGCGGGAGTGGCTGGCCTGCAAGCGATTGCAACGGCGCGGCGATTAGGGGCCATTGTGGAAGCCTTTGATATTCGGCCAGCCGTCAAAGAAGAAGTCCAAAGCCTCGGGGCCAAGTTTGTGGAAGTTGCCCTCGAAGAAGATACGGTCGCGGCTGGGGGCTATGCCAAAGAAGTTTCCGTGGCGGCCAAGCAGAAAACCCAGGAGGCGATTGCCGCCCATGTCCAAACTGCCGATGTAGTGATTACAACCGCCCAAGTCCCTGGCCGAACCGCCCCGCTGTTGGTGACAGAAGAAATGCTCTTGGCCATGAAACCGGGTTCAGTGGTTGTGGATTTAGCCGCGGAACAGGGCGGTAACTGTGCCTGGACAGAAGCGGGCCGGGAAATTGTCCGCAATGGGATCACGGTGATTGGGCCGATTAATTTACCCTCCTCTCTGTCAATCCAGGCCAGTCAAATGTACGCCAAAAACATCTCAACGTTGCTCACCTATCTGACTAAAGACGGGGAACTCAACCTCGATTTCAGTGATGACATTATTGGTGGGGCCTGTGTCACCCACGGCGGCGAAATTCGCAATGAACGGGTCAAACAAGCCTTACACCAATTAGAAACGGTCGCGGTTTAG
- a CDS encoding NAD(P) transhydrogenase subunit alpha — translation MNDPVLVGLIILVLASFVGFEVINKVPPTLHTPLMSGSNAISGIAVIGALLMAGAGGTDLSVIFGLIAIVLATVNVVGGFLVTDRMLQMFKRKGA, via the coding sequence ATGAATGATCCTGTTTTAGTGGGCTTGATAATTCTTGTCCTGGCTAGTTTTGTCGGTTTTGAAGTCATTAACAAAGTTCCCCCCACCTTACATACGCCCTTGATGTCTGGTTCCAATGCTATTTCCGGAATTGCGGTCATTGGGGCGTTATTGATGGCTGGCGCGGGTGGTACTGATTTGAGTGTGATTTTCGGCCTGATCGCTATTGTCTTGGCCACGGTGAATGTGGTGGGTGGCTTTTTAGTCACCGATCGGATGTTGCAAATGTTTAAACGGAAAGGGGCGTAA